Genomic window (Oryza sativa Japonica Group chromosome 3, ASM3414082v1):
AAAGCTGAAATTAGTTGACCTCAGCATCAATTACCTTCAGTCTGTACCGAAGTTCAGCTTCATTCGCACCCCCATTCGCATCAGGCAGAGAAGATCATAACGCGCGGTACTCATAACTCAGGGAATCTGTTGTTATTATTCTCCACAAGGAAGATGGGCCGAAATCCCAGAGGCCGGCCTATTCTAGAATCAGTAATACGGGCTTCCCGTCGAGGCCCACTACATCACCGTCGAGGCGACCATCACCGACACGCCAACGCGGCACAAACCAAATCGATCGAAAACGAAGCAGTCCCCAGATCTAATCCCTTCTATCAATAAAGTTAACCTCGTGCTTCCACGCCATCATTAAATTGTAACCGTTGGATGAATGTATTAGATCGCTTCTTAGACGTTGGATGAAATGTAACATATAGCCCAACCCATTAGTCACCGGGTGAGTCTCTTCGCCTCCTCAGTACCAAATGTAGCCCACATAAACACATTGGCCCATCTCCACACACATCTACATGTATCCAGCCCGTTAATCCGTATAAAAGAGCTTTATGGCTGAACACCCCTTCAGTTGACATGTGCTATCTAAATTATCTACAAATTTTGAATAGGGCTGTTAAAAAGAATTTCTCCAAAAAATCTATTTGTTTCTTCTTGAGATTGTACCTCCTATCTAACAAATTGTTGTTAACCAAGTCCCGCAGCAACGTGCGGGGCATCCTCTAGTTATCCAATACGCCCTAGTCCTCACCGACGCTTCCACCACGCGTCGACGCCCCGGCGGCACTTCCGCTCCAGATACTCCTcgcgcgccgcgccacgcccTTCACTCAGCAAGCCCGCCTTGCGCCGGAGCTCGGGTACGTGACCGACTGCTGGGAGATAAGAGATCGCCCGAGCCCGGGATTAAGGCAGAAAataggggagaggaggaaggagtcTCTGCTACTTTGGCggcgtttttttttctctattgctCATGAAAGCCGGCGTGATCTAGGGTTTTGGGCATTGGACTCGGTGAGTCGTTCCAGGTGTGGTTGCAAGATGTTGTAGTCAGACCCAGAGTTTTGGCCGTGGCACCATGTCAAAGAGTGGGGGATTGTGCGCAAGCCTGACGCCAATCCTCTTGGAAGGAGCAAGGGGACATGGCTGTTCCGCTGATTTCGTACCTTCGTGAGTTTTCCGGTTCCCCTCCATCATCGTTATGTGCTTTTGTTATCTTAGGTCCTGTTCAGtttaatattattttcaaccattttttcgtaaagttaccaaaattttggctatgtttagtttgttgccaaattttaataaatacatatgaaatcttgctaaaatttttgacaaccttaccaaaatttggcaatgtcAAAACTTGGTAAGATTGAAAATGATAGCAAAGTAAACAAGCCCTTATTTCCCTTGGATGGATATTGTCAAATTACTCTAAGCTCCATGCCTCATGTACTATCTGTCTTTTAGGACAAACAAATGGTTGCAATTATATGCAGTGTGCTTGCGCTAATTGCCAAACATCAGTTCAACTATATTATAAGTTCATCTATCACGATTATTTACTCTTATTTTTCTGTACTAGTGATCAACCGCCCTTCATTTCAGAAATAATGCATCAAAGCAAATATGCGGATAAGTAGAACTAGTACAACTTATGCTGTACCACCCATCCATGGCTCACATGTTACATCCTCCCACGTTGCTTATACAAACAATGAATGAATAAACTACAGTCTGTTCGATCTCACGCGCAAACCTCAAATAAAACGACCATACCGACGGGCGACGGCCCGACGCCACTACGCCAGCTTTAGAGTTAGAGGCGCGCACATCGCTTGGATTTGCTCTGCACTGACTCCCATATATACCACTTCGCCGGCTAGGCGACCCAGCCATCCTCTAACTCGCAACACGTAAGCCTGCACCAAGAACGACTCTTGCTTGACCATGCCGAGAGCGCGAGGTCTTTCCTGCCTCATGTCGCCGCTCAGCGGCAAGCGCCACGCCGGTGACGCACGCCGCAGCAGCGCCGCGTGCATATGCTGCATCGGCCCACACCACAAGCCGTCGTCcgccgtcggcggtggcggcggctgcgtgCCCTGCCTCGCTCCCCACGCCGACCACAGCGTGAGAGCGCCTCTCACCAGctgctgcggcagcggcggcggcggcggtgacaacAACCTCCGCGGCCgcagcagcaccaccaccagcgcGCGCACGCCGCGCACACCCAAGACGCCGTGCACGCCCACGGCCAGGCGACTCTGCGGCGTCCGCTCCCGCACCCCGCGCCGCGGGCAGGTCGGCTGCTTCCAGTCGTCGGCGCCTGCCGCCGCAAGGACGCCGCGGACTCCCACGACGCAGCGCGCGTGCTACGTCcgtggcacgggcacggctcaGGGCAACGCGAAGCTGGGCAGGCGGCGCCGCTGGCTCCGGTCCACGGGCCAGACGCCACGCCGCACGGCGCGCGCGGGTGGCGAcgtcggcaacggcggcgacgtcaAGGTTTACAACACTGGCCTcgtggaggccgccgccgaggagtcGGTAACAAAGGAAGAGGAGACCAGCTCGAACGACGAGTACGCGCTGCTGTGCAGGCAGGGCTTCCCACGCGAGGACGTGGCCGCGGTCACCATCCAAGCCTACTTCCGAGGCCACCTGGTGCGCGcgtagaaaaacaaaaaaacttaTATCTAACCGAGACCTGTTTGTTTCGGCCATTGGTAAGAGGATTTTGCTTGTGTTTtgcaggcgaggcgagcgtTCAAGGCGCTGAAGAGCCTGGTGCGGCtgcaggcggtggcgcggggggCGTAcgtgcggcggcaggcggagGTGGCGATCCACTGCATGCAGGCGATGGTGCGGCTGCAGATGCGCGTGCGCGCCAGGCAGATGCTCACCAAGC
Coding sequences:
- the LOC107276810 gene encoding protein IQ-DOMAIN 17; translated protein: MPRARGLSCLMSPLSGKRHAGDARRSSAACICCIGPHHKPSSAVGGGGGCVPCLAPHADHSVRAPLTSCCGSGGGGGDNNLRGRSSTTTSARTPRTPKTPCTPTARRLCGVRSRTPRRGQVGCFQSSAPAAARTPRTPTTQRACYVRGTGTAQGNAKLGRRRRWLRSTGQTPRRTARAGGDVGNGGDVKVYNTGLVEAAAEESVTKEEETSSNDEYALLCRQGFPREDVAAVTIQAYFRGHLARRAFKALKSLVRLQAVARGAYVRRQAEVAIHCMQAMVRLQMRVRARQMLTKPKEGQLLPS